The Shewanella zhangzhouensis genome has a window encoding:
- the norR gene encoding nitric oxide reductase transcriptional regulator NorR produces the protein MPLSQTLLTRIALDITSGLSHRDRFARLVDTVKANLGCDAAALLEFRDRHFVPLATAGLAEDVAGRHFAIDSHPRLEAIARAGDLVRFPADSALPDPYDGLIPNQEDRLHVHACIGLPLFDDEKLIGALTLDAFDPQRFDNLGTMELRALGALSAASLKNALLLDKLERVSLLGHGSREANNDTPPMVGNAPVMESLRQEILAVAGTDLSVLILGETGTGKELVARAVHQASPRAGKALVYLNCAALPESVAESELFGHVKGAFTGAISHRSGKFETADKGTLFLDEIGELPLGLQAKLLRVLQYGDVQRIGDDRSLKVDVRIIAATNKDLKQEVLAGRFRADLYHRLSVFPLHVPPLRERPEDLGPLCGHFLEQSRKSLGLSVLRIRPDALSRLKNHDWPGNVRELEHVIKRAATLARAASDDGAVMIEPQMLAIGGQSASVPVQSPVVGAQVEGKNLKEATDAFQAAYIGQILSANRGNWASTARALGLDPGNLHRLAKRLGLK, from the coding sequence ATGCCACTCAGCCAAACCCTGCTCACCCGCATCGCACTGGATATCACCTCCGGCCTGTCACACCGTGACCGCTTTGCCAGACTGGTGGACACAGTCAAAGCCAACCTGGGTTGTGATGCCGCCGCACTGCTGGAGTTCCGCGACCGTCACTTTGTCCCCCTTGCAACCGCAGGGCTGGCCGAGGACGTGGCCGGACGCCACTTTGCCATCGACAGCCATCCGCGCCTCGAAGCCATCGCCAGAGCAGGCGACCTGGTGCGTTTCCCCGCCGACAGTGCCCTGCCGGATCCCTACGACGGCCTTATTCCCAATCAGGAAGACAGGCTCCACGTGCATGCCTGCATTGGCCTGCCACTGTTTGACGACGAAAAGCTGATTGGCGCGCTGACACTGGATGCCTTCGACCCACAGCGATTCGATAATCTCGGCACCATGGAACTGAGGGCACTTGGCGCCTTAAGTGCGGCGTCTTTGAAAAATGCCCTGTTGCTGGATAAATTGGAGCGGGTGTCGCTGCTTGGTCACGGCAGCCGCGAGGCAAACAACGATACTCCGCCCATGGTGGGCAATGCCCCCGTGATGGAGAGCCTGCGTCAGGAGATACTCGCGGTGGCAGGCACGGATCTGAGTGTACTCATACTCGGCGAAACAGGGACAGGCAAGGAGCTGGTCGCCCGCGCCGTACATCAGGCCAGTCCACGGGCCGGTAAAGCACTGGTGTACCTCAACTGCGCCGCCCTGCCGGAGTCTGTCGCCGAGAGCGAGCTTTTTGGTCACGTGAAAGGGGCCTTTACCGGCGCAATCAGTCACCGCAGCGGTAAATTCGAAACCGCCGACAAGGGCACCCTGTTTTTGGACGAAATCGGTGAGCTGCCACTGGGACTGCAGGCCAAGCTGCTTCGGGTATTGCAATACGGTGATGTGCAGCGCATCGGCGATGACCGCAGCCTCAAGGTGGATGTGCGCATCATTGCCGCTACCAATAAGGATTTGAAACAGGAAGTCCTGGCGGGCCGCTTCCGCGCCGACCTGTACCACCGCCTGAGCGTCTTCCCGCTCCACGTGCCGCCGCTTAGGGAGCGCCCGGAAGATCTTGGCCCTCTGTGCGGTCATTTTCTTGAGCAGAGCCGCAAGTCCCTCGGGCTGTCGGTGCTCAGAATAAGACCCGATGCCCTGAGCCGCCTGAAAAACCACGACTGGCCGGGCAACGTACGCGAGCTTGAACATGTGATAAAAAGGGCTGCCACCCTGGCCAGAGCCGCCAGCGATGACGGCGCCGTGATGATAGAGCCCCAGATGCTTGCCATCGGCGGCCAGAGCGCGTCTGTACCTGTGCAAAGCCCGGTGGTGGGCGCTCAGGTGGAAGGCAAAAACCTCAAGGAAGCCACAGATGCATTTCAGGCGGCCTACATAGGCCAAATTCTCAGCGCCAATCGCGGTAACTGGGCCTCCACCGCCAGAGCCCTCGGGCTGGATCCCGGTAACCTGCACCGGCTCGCCAAGCGCCTCGGATTGAAATAA